A part of Gossypium hirsutum isolate 1008001.06 chromosome A07, Gossypium_hirsutum_v2.1, whole genome shotgun sequence genomic DNA contains:
- the LOC107953041 gene encoding probable beta-D-xylosidase 2: MPYILLLFQYHYKYPHWSISQMKTGIATTTMSSLPQTIILFLLLLGAFAQARDPFACDSKDAKTSSLPFCKVSMPIPNRVMDLLGRLTMQEKLRLLVNNAAAVPRLGIKGYEWWSEALHGVSNVGPGTKFGGAFPGATSFPQVISTAASFNATLWEAIGRVVSDEARAMYNGGAAGLTYWSPNVNIFRDPRWGRGQETPGEDPVLAGTYAASYVKGLQGNNGDRLKVAACCKHFTAYDLDNWNGVDRFHFNAKVSKQDIEDTFDVPFKMCVQDGNVASVMCSYNQVNGVPTCADPNLLKRTIRGQWNLNGYIVSDCDSVGVFYNTQHYTSTPEEAAADAIKAGLDLDCGPFLAQYTENAVTRGLLKEADVNSALANTLTVQMRLGMFDGEPSAQPFGNLGPKDVCTPAHQELALEAARQGIVLLNNRGPSLPLSHLRHRTVAVIGPNSNATVTMIGNYAGVACAYTSPLQGIGNYAKTIHQMGCADVACNDDKLFSGAINAARQAEATVLVMGLDQSIEAEFRDRTGLLLPGRQQELVSKVAMASKGPTILVLMSGGPIDVSFAKNDPRIGAILWAGYPGQAGGAAIADVLYGTTNPEGKLPMTWYPQEYVSNLPMTDMAMRSSPNRNYPGRTYKFYKGPVVYPFGHGLSFTNFVHTIASAPKVVTVPLDGHLHSGNATISGKAIKVNHVRCNKLSVGLQVDVKNTGSKEGTHTMLVFSKPPAGHWAPQKQLVAFAKVHVPARSQRRVGINIHVCKFLSVVDRSGVRRIPTGVHNLHIGGAKHSLSLQPVTLGVIKS, translated from the exons ATGCCAtacattcttcttctttttcagtACCATTACAAATATCCACATTGGTCCATTTCTCAAATGAAAACGGGAATTGCCACCACCACCATGTCCTCACTACCTCAAACCATCATTCTCTTCCTTCTCCTCTTGGGTGCATTCGCCCAAGCCCGCGATCCATTTGCTTGTGACTCCAAAGATGCCAAGACGTCGAGCTTGCCGTTTTGCAAGGTCTCGATGCCGATACCGAACAGGGTGATGGACCTTCTCGGAAGGTTGACAATGCAAGAGAAGCTTAGGCTGCTGGTGAACAATGCTGCAGCAGTTCCACGGCTGGGGATCAAAGGGTACGAATGGTGGTCCGAAGCTCTTCATGGCGTCTCCAATGTGGGACCTGGAACCAAGTTCGGTGGAGCCTTCCCTGGGGCTACCAGCTTCCCTCAAGTAATCTCGACCGCTGCTTCTTTCAATGCCACATTATGGGAAGCCATCGGAAGg GTTGTTTCAGATGAGGCAAGGGCGATGTACAATGGGGGAGCGGCTGGGCTAACATACTGGAGCCCAAATGTAAACATATTCAGGGACCCAAGGTGGGGTCGTGGTCAGGAGACTCCAGGTGAAGACCCGGTGCTGGCTGGTACATATGCAGCCAGCTATGTGAAGGGCTTACAGGGAAATAATGGTGACCGGTTAAAGGTGGCGGCTTGTTGCAAGCACTTTACGGCCTATGACCTGGATAACTGGAATGGAGTGGATAGGTTCCACTTTAATGCCAAG GTAAGCAAGCAGGACATCGAGGATACATTCGATGTACCCTTCAAAATGTGTGTACAGGACGGTAATGTAGCCAGCGTTATGTGCTCTTACAATCAAGTCAATGGTGTTCCAACCTGTGCTGACCCTAATCTCCTAAAGAGAACCATACGAGGTCAATGGAATCTCAATGGGTACATTGTTTCAGATTGTGATTCAGTGGGGGTGTTTTATAATACCCAACATTACACATCAACACCTGAAGAAGCTGCTGCAGATGCCATCAAAGCAG GTCTGGATTTGGATTGTGGGCCTTTTTTGGCTCAATACACTGAAAATGCAGTAACAAGAGGATTGTTGAAGGAGGCTGATGTTAACAGTGCCTTGGCAAACACGCTCACAGTCCAAATGAGACTCGGCATGTTTGACGGTGAACCGTCTGCACAACCATTCGGGAACTTGGGGCCAAAAGATGTGTGCACACCTGCTCACCAAGAGCTCGCCCTCGAAGCTGCTAGACAAGGCATTGTTCTGCTTAACAATCGTGGTCCTTCATTGCCTTTATCTCATTTACGTCACCGCACGGTTGCTGTTATCGGACCTAACTCCAATGCTACTGTTACAATGATTGGAAACTATGCTG GTGTTGCATGTGCATACACATCTCCTTTGCAAGGGATAGGGAATTACgcaaagacaattcatcaaatggGATGTGCAGACGTAGCTTGCAACGATGACAAGTTATTTAGTGGGGCAATCAATGCTGCTCGTCAAGCAGAAGCTACGGTTTTAGTAATGGGGCTTGACCAATCGATTGAAGCAGAGTTCAGAGACAGGACAGGGTTGCTTTTGCCAGGCCGGCAACAGGAACTTGTTTCTAAAGTAGCCATGGCGTCGAAGGGTCCAACCATACTAGTTTTGATGTCGGGTGGGCCTATTGATGTGTCTTTCGCTAAGAATGACCCTCGAATAGGTGCCATTTTGTGGGCTGGTTATCCAGGCCAAGCTGGTGGAGCTGCCATAGCTGATGTATTATATGGCACAACCAATCCAGAGGGTAAGCTGCCTATGACATGGTACCCACAAGAGTATGTCTCAAATTTGCCAATGACGGACATGGCCATGCGTTCAAGCCCAAACAGAAACTACCCTGGAAGAACCTACAAGTTCTACAAAGGTCCAGTAGTGTATCCGTTCGGTCACGGATTGAGTTTCACCAACTTTGTTCATACCATTGCTAGTGCACCCAAAGTTGTCACGGTCCCTCTTGATGGCCACCTCCATTCAGGGAATGCTACCATTTCAGGGAAGGCGATCAAAGTAAATCATGTGAGATGCAACAAGCTCTCGGTAGGGCTTCAAGTAGACGTGAAAAATACGGGTTCCAAGGAGGGTACTCACACCATGCTTGTATTCTCGAAGCCACCTGCTGGGCATTGGGCTCCACAAAAACAGCTGGTGGCCTTTGCCAAAGTGCATGTTCCAGCAAGGTCACAACGACGAGTAGGAATCAACATTCATGTGTGCAAGTTTTTAAGTGTTGTGGATAGGTCTGGGGTTCGAAGAATCCCAACTGGTGTTCACAATCTCCATATCGGTGGCGCTAAGCATTCTTTATCTCTTCAGCCTGTAACTTTAGGGGTAATCAAGTCCTAG